The Tautonia plasticadhaerens nucleotide sequence GTCGCCGAGGGCGTGGTCCAGGGGGCTTCGGCCGGACCGGGAGGCGAGGCGCTCGGCGTCGGGGTGGATCGGGATGGAGTGGGCGTCGAGCGAGGCGCCGAGCCCCCCGCTCTCGTCGAGGACGTGGCCGAGGTCGGAGGCCAGGCCGTCGGACAGGTCGATCAGGGCATGGAGTTCGGCCGCTTCGAGCAGGGCGAGGGCCTCGGCGACCCTCGGCTCGGGCCTCAGGTGGCGACCGAGGATGCTGCCGCCGAGGGGGCCCGTCACGAGGACGACGTCGCCGGGCCGGGCCCCCGACCGGAGGACCGGGGCCGGCGGGCTCGCCTCGCCGATGACGGTGACGCAGACGACCAGAGGCCCGTCCCAGGCGTTCGTGTCCCCCCCGGCGAGGGCGAGGCTGAAGCGGTTGGCCAGCGGGGCCATCCCGGCCATCAGCCCCTCGGCGATCTCCTCGGCCGATCGCTTCGGCAGGGCGACGGCCACGAAGGCGGCGACCGGCCGGGCGGCCATCGCGGCGACGTCGGAGAGGTTGACCGCCAGGCTCTTGTAACCGGCCGCCTCGGGGCCGCACTCGTCGAGGAGGAAGTGGCGGCCGTCGAGCAGGAGG carries:
- a CDS encoding thiamine-phosphate kinase encodes the protein MTAPGGPLGEFELIRRIRGMAPAHPSVALGIGDDAAVLRPPPAGSSTVVTTDLLLDGRHFLLDECGPEAAGYKSLAVNLSDVAAMAARPVAAFVAVALPKRSAEEIAEGLMAGMAPLANRFSLALAGGDTNAWDGPLVVCVTVIGEASPPAPVLRSGARPGDVVLVTGPLGGSILGRHLRPEPRVAEALALLEAAELHALIDLSDGLASDLGHVLDESGGLGASLDAHSIPIHPDAERLASRSGRSPLDHALGDGEDFELCLVVPPESAASLLRSPPPGVTLHRVGEIEPGPGIRLRDRDGSTAPVRVRGFDHLGAGGEAGGHAG